A region of Vigna radiata var. radiata cultivar VC1973A chromosome 10, Vradiata_ver6, whole genome shotgun sequence DNA encodes the following proteins:
- the LOC106775095 gene encoding cellulose synthase-like protein E1 yields MEITEHTPLFETKKSRGRLIYRSFATSLFVCICFVWIYRISQIKDAKGEDGKWVWLGMFGAEFWFGFYWVLTQAFRWNLVFRQPFRNRLSQRYEKKLPGVDIFVCTADPDIEPPMMVINTVLSVMAYDYPTENLNVYLSDDAGSQITFYALLEASNFAKHWIPFSRKFKVEPRSPAAYFKSIVSSGYSGDSDHVKELTAIKKLYNEMERRIEDATKFGEVPKEARLKHKGFSQWDSYSSRRDHDTILEILLHKKDPENSKDVDGFLLPTLVYLAREKRPQYFHNFKAGAMNSLLRVSSNISDGKIILNVDCDMYSNNSQSVRDALCFFMDEEKGHKIAYVQFPQIFENVTKNDLYGSGLISISEVEFPGADGCGGPLYIGSGCFHRRESLCGLKFSDQYRNDWNINEDYHFKEANLKELEEESKVLASCTYEENTLWGKEMGLRYGCPVEDVITGLSIQCQGWKSVYYNPPRKAFLGLAPTTLPQTLVQHKRWSEGDLQILLSKYSPAWYGFRRITLALQMGYSIYCLWAPSSFATLYYSIIPSLYLLRGIPLFPKISSPWFIPFAYIIVGEATYSLLEFFFCGGTFQGWWNELRIWLYKRTSSYLFACIDTILKLFGFSDSTFVITTKVTEEEASKRHEKEIMEFGTSSPMLTVLATLALLNLFCFLSVLKNAVLREGGFGICETMVLQVLLCGFLVLINLPIYQALFFRKDNGKLPGSVATKSVLLALCVVTFFSFA; encoded by the exons ATGGAAATCACTGAGCACACTCCATTGTTTGAGACAAAAAAGAGCAGAGGAAGACTCATCTATAGGTCCTTTGCAACTTCATTATTTGTGTGCATATGCTTCGTATGGATTTACAGAATTAGCCAAATCAAAGATGCAAAAGGTGAAGATGGCAAATGGGTATGGCTTGGTATGTTTGGTGCTGAATTCTGGTTTGGCTTTTACTGGGTTCTCACTCAGGCCTTCAGATGGAACCTTGTCTTCCGACAACCCTTCAGAAACAGGCTCTCTCAAAG ATATGAGAAAAAGTTGCCGGGAGTGGACATATTTGTGTGCACAGCAGATCCTGATATTGAACCACCAATGATGGTGATTAACACAGTGCTATCTGTTATGGCTTATGACTATCCAACTGAGAATTTGAATGTGTATCTCTCTGATGATGCTGGGTCTCAAATCACATTTTATGCTCTATTGGAGGCATCAAACTTTGCAAAACATTGGATTCCATTTAGCAGAAAGTTCAAAGTGGAGCCAAGGTCACCAGCTGCATATTTTAAGAGTATAGTCTCATCAGGTTACTCTGGTGATTCTGATCATGTCAAAGAGCTAACAGCCATCAAG AAATTGTACAACGAAATGGAAAGACGTATTGAAGATGCAACCAAGTTTGGTGAAGTACCCAAAGAAGCACGTCTAAAGCATAAGGGATTTTCTCAGTGGGATTCGTATTCTTCTCGACGTGACCATGACACAATTCTTGAA ATACTACTTCATAAAAAGGACCCTGAGAATTCAAAAGATGTAGATGGATTCCTTTTACCAACTCTAGTGTATTTGGCTCGTGAGAAGAGACCCCAATATTTCCATAACTTCAAAGCTGGAGCTATGAATTCACTG TTAAGGGTGTCTTCTAATATTAGTGACGGGAAAATCATTCTAAATGTAGACTGTGACATGTACTCAAACAATTCACAGTCTGTGAGAGATGCTCTCTGCTTTTTCATGGATGAAGAGAAAGGTCACAAAATTGCTTATGTGCAGTTCCCTCAGATTTTTGAGAATGTCACTAAGAATGATTTATATGGGAGTGGTCTAATATCTATATCAGAG GTGGAGTTCCCTGGTGCAGACGGTTGTGGTGGTCCTTTGTATATAGGAAGTGGATGCTTTCACAGGAGAGAGTCTCTTTGTGGATTGAAATTCAGTGATCAATATAGGAATGACTGGAATATTAATGAAGATTACCATTTTAAAGAAGCAAACCTGAAGGAACTGGAAGAAGAATCAAAGGTTCTTGCAAGTTGCACCTATGAGGAAAACACACTATGGGGAAAAGAG ATGGGTTTAAGATATGGGTGTCCAGTAGAGGATGTGATAACAGGATTGTCTATTCAGTGCCAAGGATGGAAATCAGTGTACTACAATCCACCAAGGAAGGCTTTCTTAGGGTTAGCTCCAACTACCTTGCCTCAAACACTTGTTCAACACAAGAGATGGTCTGAAGGAGACTTGCAAATTTTGCTTTCTAAATATAGCCCTGCATGGTATGGTTTTAGAAGAATCACTTTGGCCCTCCAAATGGGATATAGTATTTATTGCTTATGGGCACCTAGCTCTTTTGCAACACTGTACTATTCTATCATCCCTTCATTGTACCTCCTTAGAGGCATTCCCTTGTTTCCAAAG ATCTCAAGTCCATGGTTTATACCTTTTGCATATATCATTGTTGGTGAAGCCACTTATAGTTTGTTGGAGTTTTTCTTCTGTGGGGGAACATTTCAAGGTTGGTGGAATGAACTAAGGATATGGCTATACAAGAGAACAAGCTCTTACCTTTTTGCCTGCATTGACACAATCTTGAAGCTTTTTGGATTCTCAGATTCAACTTTTGTAATCACAACTAAGGTTACTGAAGAAGAAGCTTCCAAACGCCATGAGAAGGAAATAATGGAGTTTGGAACCTCCTCTCCAATGCTCACTGTATTAGCAACTCTTGCATTGCTCAATTTGTTCTGTTTTCTGAGTGTGTTGAAGAATGCAGTATTAAGGGAAGGTGGCTTTGGAATTTGTGAGACAATGGTCTTGCAAGTTCTATTGTGTGGATTTTTGGTTCTCATCAACTTGCCTATATACCAAGCACTTTTCTTTAGGAAGGACAATGGAAAATTGCCTGGTTCTGTTGCCACAAAATCAGTGTTGCTAGCACTATGTGTAGTTACCTTCTTTAGCTTTGCATGA
- the LOC111242675 gene encoding uncharacterized protein LOC111242675 isoform X1, producing the protein MFIILNNIIGWGKEQWLSMLFAIFQEGALRDRCDFRIFCSVLVQNMAHFPNHRGWMYDRCYSGRRGMKEAFVLGVDEFVEMARRYEYYALDGGIQCPCIKCECTRILKDEVVKVHLYRKEFMPNYKVWTFHGEEMPSTSTAHENRPASSLNTIVHTSEIQEMVDNTLRQHAEQEANDSRDEESPNESTRRFYNLLAEANQPVFEGSSESNCQCASNSWLVNLIGTFPIKR; encoded by the exons ATGTTCATCATTTTGAATAATATCATTGGTTGGGGAAAGGAACAATGGCTTAGTATGCTTTTTGCAATATTTCAGGAAGGAGCACTCAGAGATAGATGTGACTTCAGGattttttgttctgttttggTTCAG AACATGGCCCATTTTCCCAATCATCGTGGATGGATGTACGACCGTTGTTATAGCGGAAGGAGAGGTATGAAGGAAGCTTTTGTCCTTGGAGTTGATGAGTTTGTGGAGATGGCTCGACGATATGAATATTATGCTCTTGATGGAGGGATTCAATGCCCATGCATCAAGTGTGAATgtacaaggattttgaaagatgaagtcGTCAAAGTTCACCTATACCGAAAAGAGTTCATGCCAAATTACAAGGTTTGGACATTTCATGGTGAAGAAATGCCTTCTACCTCCACTGCTCATGAAAATCGACCTGCATCAAGTTTGAATACTATTGTACATACATCTGAGATACAAGAGATGGTCGACAATACTCTTCGTCAACATGCTGAACAAGAAGCAAACGATAGTCGTGATGAAGAGTCTCCAAATGAAAGCACTCGGAGGTTTTACAATCTCTTGGCTGAGGCAAACCAACCTGTATTTGAAGGTTCATCTGAGTCAAATTGTCAGTGTGCATCAAACTCATGGCTGGTAAATCTAATTGGAACGTTCCCAATCAAGCGGTAG
- the LOC106775849 gene encoding 5-oxoprolinase, which yields MGSVTEGKLRFCIDRGGTFTDVYAEIPGRSDGQVLKLLSVDPLNYDDAPVEGIRRILEEFVGEKIPRNSKIPTDKIEWIRMGTTVATNALLERKGERIAVCVTQGFRDLLQIGNQARPSIFDLTVSKPSNLYEEVVEVEERVQLVQSEEEENQGASSLLVKGISGELVRIVKPLSEEALKPILKRLLEKGISCLAVVLMHSYTYPQHEQQVQKLALSLGFRHVSISSALSPMVRAVPRGLTASVDAYLTPVIKEYLSGFISKFDEGIGKLNVLFMQSDGGLAPESSFSGHKAILSGPAGGVVGYSQTLFGLETDKPLIGFDMGGTSTDVSRYAGSYEQVLETQIAGAIIQAPQLDINTVAAGGGSKLKFQFGAFQVGPESVGAHPGPVCYRKGGELAITDANLILGYVIPDYFPSIFGPNEDQSLDIKSSKGKFEELARQINAHRRNQDPSSKDMSVEEIALGFVDVANETMCRPIRQLTEMKGHETKNHSLACFGGAGPQHACAIARSLGMKEVLIHKLCGILSAYGMGLANVVEEAQEPYSAVYGAESIIEVSQREAVLLRQVKQKLQNQAFKEENISTETYLNLRYEGTDTAIMVKRQIAEDGQLYDYAAEFVRLFQQEYGFKLQNRNIVICDVRVRGIGVTNILRPQAIEPASGNPIVEGYYKVYFGNGWQETPLYKLDKLGYGHMMSGPAIIMNGNSTVIVEPNCRATITKYGNIRIEIESPLTSVKISDKVADVVQLSIFNHRFMGIAEQMGRTLQRTSISTNIKERLDFSCALFDPSGGLVANAPHVPVHLGAMSSTVRWQLSYWGENLSEGDVLVTNHPSAGGSHLPDITVITPVFFNGNVVFFVANRGHHAEIGGTTPGSMPPFSKSILEEGAAIKAFKLVEKGVFQEEGIIKLLQFPSSDGQGNKIPGSRRIQDNLSDLRAQVAANQRGITLVQELIVQYGLETVQAYMNYVQVNAEAAVREMLKSVGHSISSKSNEFATIEEEDYMDDGSIIHLKLSIDSNKGEAVFDFAGTSPEVYGNWNAPEAVTAAAVIYCVRCLVNVDIPLNQGCLAPVKILIPEGSFLSPSDTAAVVGGNVLTSQRITDVIFTAFQASACSQGCMNNFTFGDDTFGYYETIGGGSGAGPTWDGTSGVQCHMTNTRMTDPEIFEQRYPVILHKFGLRENSGGDGFHKGGDGLLREIEFRRPVIVSILSERRVHAPRGLKGGKDGARGANYLIKKDKRKIYLGGKNTVEVLPGEVLQILTPGGGGWGSPL from the coding sequence ATGGGGAGTGTTACGGAAGGGAAGTTAAGGTTTTGTATAGACAGAGGGGGCACGTTTACTGATGTGTATGCAGAAATCCCGGGTCGGTCTGATGGCCAAGTTTTGAAGCTTCTCTCAGTTGACCCTTTGAACTACGATGATGCACCGGTGGAAGGGATAAGGAGGATCCTTGAAGAATTCGTTGGTGAGAAAATTCCACGCAACTCCAAGATACCCACTGACAAGATTGAGTGGATAAGGATGGGTACAACTGTAGCAACAAATGCACTTTTGGAGCGTAAGGGAGAAAGGATTGCTGTGTGTGTGACTCAAGGCTTTCGTGATTTGCTTCAGATTGGGAACCAGGCTCGCCCTAGCATATTTGATTTGACCGTGTCAAAGCCTTCAAATCTCTATGAAGAAGTTGTAGAGGTTGAAGAAAGAGTTCAGCTTGTTCAGtctgaggaagaagaaaatcagGGTGCTTCTTCATTGCTAGTTAAAGGAATTTCAGGTGAGCTTGTCAGGATTGTGAAGCCTCTTAGTGAAGAAGCACTAAAGCCTATACTGAAAAGGTTATTGGAGAAAGGAATTAGCTGTTTGGCTGTTGTTCTAATGCATTCATACACTTATCCACAACATGAACAACAGGTTCAGAAGTTAGCTTTGAGTCTGGGATTCAGACACGTTTCTATATCATCTGCTTTGAGTCCCATGGTTCGTGCTGTTCCTCGTGGTCTAACAGCTAGCGTAGATGCTTATTTGACCCCAGTTATTAAAGAATATCTGTCAGGATTCATCTCCAAATTTGATGAGGGAATTGGAAAgttgaatgttttatttatgcAATCAGATGGAGGACTTGCTCCTGAGAGTTCCTTCTCAGGGCACAAAGCAATTTTGTCTGGCCCTGCAGGAGGTGTTGTTGGTTACTCACAAACTCTTTTCGGGCTTGAAACGGATAAGCCATTAATTGGGTTTGATATGGGAGGAACATCTACAGATGTGAGTCGATATGCAGGTAGCTATGAGCAAGTGCTAGAAACCCAAATTGCTGGTGCCATCATTCAAGCACCTCAGCTTGACATAAACACTGTAGCTGCTGGTGGTGGTTCAAAGTTGAAGTTCCAATTTGGTGCCTTTCAAGTTGGACCTGAATCGGTTGGAGCACACCCTGGTCCTGTATGTTATCGGAAAGGTGGAGAGTTGGCAATTACTGATGCCAACCTAATTCTGGGATATGTTATTCCTGATTATTTCCCTTCTATATTTGGGCCAAATGAAGATCAGTCTCTTGACATCAAGTCAAGCAAGGGAAAATTTGAGGAGCTTGCTAGACAAATAAATGCTCATCGAAGAAATCAAGATCCATCTTCAAAAGACATGTCGGTAGAAGAGATTGCACTTGGGTTTGTGGATGTTGCCAATGAGACAATGTGTCGTCCAATAAGGCAGTTGACTGAAATGAAGGGACATGAGACAAAGAACCATTCACTTGCATGCTTTGGAGGTGCTGGACCTCAGCATGCTTGTGCTATTGCAAGGTCATTAGGTATGAAAGAAGTGCTTATTCACAAATTGTGTGGGATCTTAAGTGCATATGGAATGGGATTGGCAAATGTTGTAGAAGAGGCACAGGAGCCTTATTCTGCAGTATATGGAGCTGAATCTATTATTGAGGTCTCACAACGAGAAGCTGTCTTACTAAGACAGGTAAAGCAGAAGCTGCAAAATCAAGCATTTAAAGAGGAAAATATTTCAACAGAGACGTACTTAAACTTGAGATATGAAGGTACAGACACTGCCATCATGGTCAAAAGACAAATAGCTGAAGATGGACAATTATATGATTATGCCGCTGAGTTTGTGAGATTGTTTCAGCAGGAATACGGTTTTAAACTCCAGAACAGAAACATTGTGATATGTGATGTTAGAGTTCGTGGTATAGGAGTTACAAATATATTGAGGCCACAGGCTATAGAGCCTGCATCTGGCAATCCTATAGTCGAAGGCTACTATAAGGTTTACTTTGGGAATGGTTGGCAGGAAACACCTCTCTATAAGCTGGATAAGTTGGGCTATGGGCACATGATGTCTGGCCCAGCAATCATCATGAATGGCAATAGTACTGTGATTGTAGAGCCCAACTGTAGAGCCACCATAACCAAATATGGAAATATCAGGATTGAAATAGAATCTCCTTTGACCAGTGTTAAAATATCAGATAAAGTTGCGGATGTTGTACAGCTCTCCATCTTCAATCACAGATTTATGGGTATAGCTGAGCAGATGGGAAGGACACTACAAAGAACTTCCATTTCAACAAATATCAAAGAACGACTTGATTTTTCCTGTGCTCTATTTGATCCTAGTGGGGGCCTAGTTGCAAATGCACCTCATGTTCCTGTCCATCTAGGTGCTATGTCTAGTACAGTTCGGTGGCAGCTCAGTTACTGGGGTGAGAATCTAAGTGAAGGAGATGTTTTGGTTACTAACCATCCATCAGCTGGAGGTAGCCATCTTCCTGATATAACTGTTATTACACCTGTTTTCTTCAATGGGAACGTGGTATTTTTTGTGGCAAATAGAGGGCATCATGCAGAGATTGGGGGTACTACTCCTGGAAGCATGCCTCCATTTTCAAAGTCCATATTAGAGGAAGGAGCGGCCATTAAGGCATTTAAGCTTGTGGAAAAGGGCGTCTTTCAAGAAGAGGGGATCATTAAACTTCTGCAGTTTCCAAGTTCTGATGGTCAGGGAAATAAGATTCCAGGATCTCGCAGGATTCAAGATAACTTATCAGATCTGCGAGCACAGGTAGCAGCAAATCAAAGAGGAATTACTCTAGTTCAAGAGCTCATTGTGCAGTATGGTCTGGAAACTGTTCAGGCTTACATGAATTACGTACAGGTGAATGCAGAAGCAGCAGTAAGAGAGATGTTGAAGTCTGTTGGTCATAGCATTTCATCCAAGTCAAATGAATTTGCGACTATTGAAGAGGAGGACTACATGGATGATGGATCCATTATTCATTTGAAACTGAGCATTGACTCTAATAAAGGAGAAGCAGTTTTTGATTTTGCTGGGACAAGTCCTGAAGTTTATGGTAATTGGAATGCGCCAGAGGCTGTAACAGCTGCAGCTGTCATATACTGTGTTCGCTGTTTAGTGAATGTTGATATTCCTCTCAATCAAGGTTGCCTGGCTCCAGTGAAGATTCTTATCCCAGAGGGCTCATTTCTCTCTCCTAGTGATACTGCTGCTGTAGTAGGGGGTAATGTCCTTACATCGCAGAGGATAACTGATGTTATATTCACTGCATTTCAAGCCTCTGCTTGTTCACAGGGATGTAtgaataattttacatttgGAGATGATACCTTTGGTTACTATGAAACCATTGGAGGTGGAAGCGGAGCTGGTCCTACTTGGGATGGGACCAGTGGGGTACAATGCCACATGACAAATACAAGAATGACTGATCCTGAGATATTTGAGCAAAGATATCCAGTGATTCTGCACAAGTTTGGACTTAGAGAAAACAGTGGTGGAGATGGGTTTCATAAAGGTGGTGATGGTCTACTTAGAGAAATAGAGTTTAGGCGCCCAGTTATTGTTAGCATTCTTTCTGAGAGGCGTGTCCATGCACCAAGAGGGCTCAAGGGAGGGAAAGATGGTGCTCGTGGAGCTAACTACCTTATAAAGAAAGATAAACGAAAGATTTATCTTGGTGGTAAGAATACAGTTGAGGTGCTTCCAGGGGAAGTTCTTCAAATTTTGACTCCTGGTGGCGGCGGATGGGGTTCTCCATTGTAA
- the LOC111242675 gene encoding uncharacterized protein LOC111242675 isoform X2, with protein sequence MAHFPNHRGWMYDRCYSGRRGMKEAFVLGVDEFVEMARRYEYYALDGGIQCPCIKCECTRILKDEVVKVHLYRKEFMPNYKVWTFHGEEMPSTSTAHENRPASSLNTIVHTSEIQEMVDNTLRQHAEQEANDSRDEESPNESTRRFYNLLAEANQPVFEGSSESNCQCASNSWLVNLIGTFPIKR encoded by the coding sequence ATGGCCCATTTTCCCAATCATCGTGGATGGATGTACGACCGTTGTTATAGCGGAAGGAGAGGTATGAAGGAAGCTTTTGTCCTTGGAGTTGATGAGTTTGTGGAGATGGCTCGACGATATGAATATTATGCTCTTGATGGAGGGATTCAATGCCCATGCATCAAGTGTGAATgtacaaggattttgaaagatgaagtcGTCAAAGTTCACCTATACCGAAAAGAGTTCATGCCAAATTACAAGGTTTGGACATTTCATGGTGAAGAAATGCCTTCTACCTCCACTGCTCATGAAAATCGACCTGCATCAAGTTTGAATACTATTGTACATACATCTGAGATACAAGAGATGGTCGACAATACTCTTCGTCAACATGCTGAACAAGAAGCAAACGATAGTCGTGATGAAGAGTCTCCAAATGAAAGCACTCGGAGGTTTTACAATCTCTTGGCTGAGGCAAACCAACCTGTATTTGAAGGTTCATCTGAGTCAAATTGTCAGTGTGCATCAAACTCATGGCTGGTAAATCTAATTGGAACGTTCCCAATCAAGCGGTAG
- the LOC111242696 gene encoding uncharacterized protein LOC111242696: MDHMFRRNKKAFRKGELETDQPPPRLSPSQVWRRVKHFPKVSESGINRIEGFGEWHNWTKRGIFWDLPYWKDNLLRHNLDVMHIAKNFFDDIFNTIMNVSGKKRDNENARKDLSLYCARRDLELKAQHNGRLVKPKANFTISKDEARIICQWTKLLKMADGYSSNLAICANIDKSLIAFIFNSSFLVAMQVPEGSSSGIIHPEFPQWFRYQPSQERVLRGLIRERLQKKPRKQLQYVIKVPDTPPLAYGSTQANVRSSHPPRPTPQPTHSTIPTPSRTQRRTSPTIQLTPSIVPSTPNPIVDSTPIIDPSPSIPRTSSSIPSANVQQPSDDPDDVNDPFPNNWPSIEPYEKGQQSWDMLFMLMRCLHKLIFGREHGHMLMSGFARQLKIFLLGSHRPERIWDVLLMLPQEQMQMRTSLRPSAGLM, from the exons ATGGATCACATGTTCAGGAGGAACAAAAAAGCTTTTCGCAAAGGCGAACTTGAAACAGATCAGCCACCACCTAGACTTAGTCCTTCTCAAGTGTGGAGACGAGTAAAACATTTTCCAAAAGTTAGTGAAAGTGGTATCAATAGGATAGAAGGCTTTGGAGAGTGGCATAACTGGACAAAAAGAGGCATTTTTTGGGATCTTCCGTATTGGAAGGATAACTTACTTAGACATAACCTGGATGTCATGCATATTGCAAAAAATTTCTTTGACGACATCTTTAACACGATTATGAATGTCAGTGGCAAAAAAAGAGATaatgaaaatgcaagaaaagATTTAAGTTTATATTGTGCTAGAAGAGACTTGGAGTTGAAGGCTCAACATAACGGAAGGTTGGTGAAGCCAAAAGCAAATTTCACCATATCAAAAGATGAGGCAAGAATAATTTGTCAATGGACAAAGTTGCTTAAAATGGCAGATGGCTATTCTTCAAACTTGGCCATATGTGCTAATATTGATAAG TCTctaattgcattcatatttaacaGCTCATTTCTTGTGGCAATGCAAGTCCCAGAAGGAAGTAGTTCTGGTATAATACACCCGGAGTTTCCACAGTGGTTCAGATATCAA CCAAGTCAGGAGAGGGTCCTTCGCGGCCTGATAAGGGAAAGGCTACAAAAAAAGCCTAGAAAGCAATTGCAGTATGTTATCAAGGTTCCTGACACCCCACCATTGGCATACGGTAGTACTCAAGCTAACGTTCGATCATCTCACCCACCACGCCCTACTCCGCAGCCCACACATTCTACTATACCAACCCCATCCCGTACTCAACGGCGCACTTCCCCTACTATACAACTCACTCCTTCTATTGTACCATCCACACCAAATCCTATTGTGGATTCGACACCAATAATTGATCCCTCTCCTTCTATCCCCAGGACATCATCTTCTATACCATCTGCAAATGTTCAGCAGCCATCTGATGATCCTGATGATGTGAATGATCCTTTCCCAAATAATTGGCCTTCTATTGAACCTTATGAAAAAGG gCAGCAGAGCTGGGACATGCTGTTTATGTTGATGAGGTGTTTACACAAACTCATCTTCGGAAGGGAACATGGACATATGTTGATGAGTGGTTTCGCAAGACAATT GAAAATTTTTCTACTAGGCTCACATAGGCCAGAGAGGATATGGGATGTGCTCCTGATGCTGCCTCAAGAACAAATGCAAATGAGGACATCATTAAGACCTAGTGCTGGGTTGATGTAG